The window GCGACGAGAAGCCCCGCGACTTCTCTTTCGCGGTGTACGACGCGGAGGGCGCGCTGCGCGCGACGGCCCCCAGCGCGTCGGGTCGTGCCCCCTTCTTCCCCGCGGAGTACTCGCTCTCGGAGGCGCAGGCGAACGAGGACAAGGTGCTCGCGCTCGAGGGGGACAACGGCAGCGTCTACCACGGGGCCGTCGCCCTGGTGCAGCAGGAGGGCACGCCGCTCAGCATCCAGATGGTCGCTCTGCCGTTGGCCGAGGCCGATCGCATCATCAGCCAGTACTTCGGCATCTACATCACGATCGCGCTGATCACGATCTTCGTCGCCGCATTGCTCACGCGCGGCCTGGTGACGCTGACGTTCCGGCGGCTGGGGCAGGTCGAGCAGACCGCCATGTCGATCGCGGCGGGCGACTTCCGACAGCGCCTCACCGACCTGGAACCGACCACCGAGGTGGGCCGCCTCAATGCCGCGATCAACACGATGCTCGACCGCGTCGATCGCTCCCTCGCGCAGCGCGACCGGACCGTGCAGCACATGCGACGCTTCATCGGAGACGCGAGCCACGAGCTGCGCACCCCGCTCGTGAGTGTCCGCGGCTACGCCGAGCTCTATCGCATGGGCGCGATCACGGGCGAAGAGGACACCGCCAGGGCCATGGAGCGCATCGAGAAGGAAGCGATCCGGATGGGGGTGCTGGTGGAAGACCTGCTGGCGCTGGCTCGGCTCGATGAGGAGCGCGAGCCCACGATCGAGCCGCTCGACCTCCGGCCGATCGCGCGCGACGCGGCGCTCGACGTACGGGCGGCAGCACCCGGCCGGGTGGTCTCGGTGATCGACCGGACGCTGGAGAACGTCCCCACGGCACCGGTGCGCACGCCGATCGTCCCGATCGAGCCCGAGCGCACGACCCCGCGCGTGCGGCCGCTCGCACCGCTGTCCCGGCTGCGCCGCCGCGCCAAGCAGAACGAGGAACCGCCGGCCATCGACTTCAGCGAGGTGCAGGACATTCCCGTGCGGACACCGCCAATCGTGCTCGGCGAGGAGAACAAGGTGCGCCAGGTCGTGACCAACCTCTTGGGCAACGCGCGGCGCTTCTCCCCCGCCGACAGCCCCATCGAGATCGTCGTGGACTCGGATCGCCTGGCGGGAACGGCGAGTATCGCCATCGTCGATCACGGCGAAGGCGTGCCGCCGCAGATCCGGGAGCAGATCTTCGAGCGGTTCTGGAGAGCGGACACTTCGCGGGCGAGGGAGACCGGCGGATCCGGGCTGGGCCTGGCGATCGTGGCCTCCATCCTGAAGGCGCTCAACGGCGACATCGCGGTCTCCGAGAGCCCGGGGGGCGGGGCGACCTTCACGGTCACGCTGCCCCTGGCACCGGCCCAGGCCACGCCGGCCCACCTGCTCGAAGACACGCAACCGCTCGACCCGCTCGATCTGCCCTGACTGCGACGCGTGGCGCTGGCTCTGCACGGAGTCGTGAGCGGGCGAGGTGTCCCCAGGACGCAGGGGTGACCCGCCTCCCGTCCGCTCCATCGACGTGGCCTCACCTACCGTCGGAAGCTCCGAGATGAAGGAGTTCCTCATGACCGTATTCACCGTCGACACCGATGCCATGCACGCCGCGCACGCCTCCACCCGCGCGACCATCGAGCGTCTCCGTGCCGAGTCATCGACGCTCATGGCGCAGCTCAGGCAGTTGCAGTCGTCGTGGGTGGGGACCGCGTCCAATGCGTTCCAGGGGTGTGCCGAGCAGTGGCAGGGCGCGCAGCTCCACGTCGAGCAGGTGCTCGACAGTATCGGCACATCGCTCGGCTCCGTCGCGACGCAGTACGCCGACGCCGACCAGTACTCGGCGAGCATGTTCCGCTGAGCGTCGGCTTCACTTCCGGTGAACACCAGAAAGCCCCCGGCCGGAGCCGGGGGCTTTCTGTGGATGCAGCGGGATCAGAAGTCCATGCCACCCGAGGGGTCACCCACGGGAGCGGCAGCCTTCTCCGGCTTGTCGGCGACGACGGCCTCCGTCGTCAGGAACAGGCCGGCGATCGACGCGGCGTTCTGCAGCGCGGAGCGCGTGACCTTCGCCGGGTCGATGATGCCCTGTGCGAACATGTCGCCGTACTCGCCGCTGGCGGCGTTGAGGCCCTGGCCCGCGGGGAGCTCGGAGACCTTGTTGGCGACGACACCCGGCTCGAGACCGGCGTTGAGGGCGATCTGCTTGAGCGGAGCCTCGATCGCCACGCGGACGATGTTCGCACCGGTCGCCTCGTCACCCTCGAGGGACAGGGCGTCGAGCGCCTTGGTGCCGGACTGGATGAGCGCGACGCCACCACCGGGGACGATGCCCTCCTCGACGGCCGCCTTCGCGTTGCGCACGGCGTCCTCGATGCGGTGCTTGCGCTCCTTGAGCTCGACCTCGGTTGCAGCGCCCGCCTTGATGACGGCCACGCCACCGGCGAGCTTCGCCAGGCGCTCCTGCAGCTTCTCGCGGTCGTAGTCGCTGTCGGTGTTCTCGATCTCGCGACGGATCTGCGTGACGCGACCCTCGATCTGGTCGGCCTCGCCGGCACCCTCGACGATCGTGGTCTCGTCCTTGGTGACGATGACCTTGCGGGCACGACCCAGCAGGTCGAGCGTCGCGTTCTCGAGCTTCAGGCCCACCTCTTCGGTGATGACCTGGCCGCCGGTGAGGATCGCGATGTCCTGCAGCTGCGCCTTGCGACGGTCGCCGAAGCCGGGAGCCTTGACGGCGACCGACTTGAAGATGCCCTTGAGCTTGTTCAGCACGAGCGTCGCCAGAGCCTCGCCCTCGACGTCCTCGGCGATGATGACGAGCTCCTTGCCGTCCTGGATCACCTTGTCGACGATGGGCAGGAGGTCCTTGATGTTCGAGACCTTCTGGTTGGCGATGAGGATGTACGGGTCCTCGAACACGGCCTCCTGGCGCTCCGGGTCCGTGACGAAGTACGGGTTCAGGTAGCCCTTGTCGAAGCGCATGCCCTCGGTGAGCTCGAGCTCGGTGCCGAAGGTCTGCGACTCCTCGACGGTGACCACACCCTCCTTGCCGACCTTGTCGATCGCCTCGGCGATCAGCTCACCGATGGCCGGGTCTGCCGCCGAGATGGACGCGGTCGCGGCGATCTGCTCCTTGGAGTCGATCTCCTTCGCGCTGCTCAGCAGCTCCTCGGTGATGGCGGCGACGGCCTTCTCGATGCCGCGCTTGAGGGAGATGGGGTC of the Microbacterium sufflavum genome contains:
- a CDS encoding sensor histidine kinase yields the protein MAHEPDAVTTWWRRISLRAKVTGVTVAVLALGLLVAGIGTVPLLRNALVENINAQLPALVTSDLIERYFDTTTIDGVTTYTPRDEKPRDFSFAVYDAEGALRATAPSASGRAPFFPAEYSLSEAQANEDKVLALEGDNGSVYHGAVALVQQEGTPLSIQMVALPLAEADRIISQYFGIYITIALITIFVAALLTRGLVTLTFRRLGQVEQTAMSIAAGDFRQRLTDLEPTTEVGRLNAAINTMLDRVDRSLAQRDRTVQHMRRFIGDASHELRTPLVSVRGYAELYRMGAITGEEDTARAMERIEKEAIRMGVLVEDLLALARLDEEREPTIEPLDLRPIARDAALDVRAAAPGRVVSVIDRTLENVPTAPVRTPIVPIEPERTTPRVRPLAPLSRLRRRAKQNEEPPAIDFSEVQDIPVRTPPIVLGEENKVRQVVTNLLGNARRFSPADSPIEIVVDSDRLAGTASIAIVDHGEGVPPQIREQIFERFWRADTSRARETGGSGLGLAIVASILKALNGDIAVSESPGGGATFTVTLPLAPAQATPAHLLEDTQPLDPLDLP
- a CDS encoding WXG100 family type VII secretion target, which codes for MTVFTVDTDAMHAAHASTRATIERLRAESSTLMAQLRQLQSSWVGTASNAFQGCAEQWQGAQLHVEQVLDSIGTSLGSVATQYADADQYSASMFR
- the groL gene encoding chaperonin GroEL (60 kDa chaperone family; promotes refolding of misfolded polypeptides especially under stressful conditions; forms two stacked rings of heptamers to form a barrel-shaped 14mer; ends can be capped by GroES; misfolded proteins enter the barrel where they are refolded when GroES binds) — its product is MAKIIAFDEEARRGLERGLNILADAVKVTLGPRGRNVVLEKKWGAPTITNDGVSIAKEIELDDPYEKIGAELVKEVAKKTDDVAGDGTTTATVLAQALVREGLRNVAAGADPISLKRGIEKAVAAITEELLSSAKEIDSKEQIAATASISAADPAIGELIAEAIDKVGKEGVVTVEESQTFGTELELTEGMRFDKGYLNPYFVTDPERQEAVFEDPYILIANQKVSNIKDLLPIVDKVIQDGKELVIIAEDVEGEALATLVLNKLKGIFKSVAVKAPGFGDRRKAQLQDIAILTGGQVITEEVGLKLENATLDLLGRARKVIVTKDETTIVEGAGEADQIEGRVTQIRREIENTDSDYDREKLQERLAKLAGGVAVIKAGAATEVELKERKHRIEDAVRNAKAAVEEGIVPGGGVALIQSGTKALDALSLEGDEATGANIVRVAIEAPLKQIALNAGLEPGVVANKVSELPAGQGLNAASGEYGDMFAQGIIDPAKVTRSALQNAASIAGLFLTTEAVVADKPEKAAAPVGDPSGGMDF